One part of the Deinococcus budaensis genome encodes these proteins:
- a CDS encoding DUF4142 domain-containing protein: MPRRSALILLPLALGSCTLMAPNAGTADGLFLQAATGSNLFEIQSSQLALSKSNTAAIRAFAQQMITDHTTAQNQVNTLAAARNVPLPKVLPPELQLKITTLNTLSGAAFDAAYAREQVLGHQLSISLHQNQQTAGRDPAVVAYAAEKLPVITGHLQQAQALLTATPAAPATPSAP, encoded by the coding sequence ATGCCCAGACGCTCTGCCCTGATCCTGCTGCCCCTCGCCCTCGGTTCCTGCACCCTGATGGCCCCCAACGCCGGAACGGCCGACGGCCTCTTCCTGCAAGCGGCGACCGGCAGCAACCTCTTCGAGATCCAGTCGTCGCAACTCGCGCTGAGCAAGTCGAACACGGCGGCGATCCGCGCTTTCGCCCAGCAGATGATCACCGACCACACCACGGCCCAGAACCAGGTGAATACCCTGGCCGCCGCGCGCAACGTGCCGCTGCCCAAGGTGCTCCCCCCCGAGCTGCAACTCAAGATCACCACCCTGAACACCCTCAGCGGCGCGGCCTTCGACGCCGCCTACGCCCGCGAGCAGGTGCTGGGCCACCAGCTCAGCATCAGCCTGCACCAGAACCAGCAGACGGCAGGCCGCGACCCGGCGGTGGTCGCCTACGCCGCCGAGAAACTGCCGGTCATCACGGGGCACCTCCAGCAGGCCCAGGCGCTTCTCACGGCCACCCCCGCCGCTCCTGCCACACCCAGCGCCCCGTAA
- a CDS encoding MFS transporter, translated as MTAPAPTAPPFRLSGAQLGLIAANFLMWGGFFAVIPLVTVHFVDELGWAAASVGLVLGLRQLTQQGLTVFGGAWADRIGPKPLILAGCLIRTLGFAWMGFAETLPVLLAAALLAGIGGGLFDAPKNAAITAVTAPEHRTRMFSLTSISGNLGMVTGPLIGAALLGLGFRTAALAAGSVYLLACAVLAATLPHFRPAAVTGGGLDGLKTAALDRRFRRFTLVLVGYFLLSTQLNVAVTLKAVALAGPGATGPLYGLSAGLAVVLQYPLLRFVERRVRTRVALVAAVLTVALSLGLMGFAATFGQLLACVALYSLGTMLVYPTQQTLTARLAPPGLTGSYFGFSAISLGLGGAVGNVVGGLLIDAGARIGLPLLPWLSLMAVGLLTALGLRWALREVPTREAAQG; from the coding sequence GTGACTGCGCCCGCCCCCACCGCTCCCCCCTTTCGCCTGTCGGGCGCGCAGCTGGGCTTGATCGCGGCGAACTTTTTGATGTGGGGCGGGTTTTTTGCGGTGATCCCGCTGGTCACGGTGCATTTCGTCGACGAGCTGGGCTGGGCGGCCGCCAGCGTGGGGCTGGTGCTGGGGCTGCGGCAGCTCACCCAGCAGGGGCTGACGGTGTTCGGCGGGGCCTGGGCCGACCGCATCGGCCCCAAGCCGCTGATCCTGGCCGGCTGCCTGATTCGCACGCTGGGCTTCGCCTGGATGGGCTTTGCCGAGACGCTGCCGGTCTTGCTGGCGGCGGCGCTGCTGGCGGGGATAGGCGGCGGCCTCTTCGACGCGCCCAAGAACGCGGCGATCACGGCCGTCACGGCGCCGGAGCACCGCACCCGCATGTTCAGCCTGACCAGCATCTCGGGCAACCTCGGCATGGTCACCGGGCCACTCATCGGGGCCGCGCTGCTGGGGCTGGGCTTCCGCACGGCGGCGCTGGCGGCGGGCAGCGTGTACCTGCTGGCCTGCGCGGTGCTGGCCGCGACCCTGCCGCATTTTCGCCCCGCCGCCGTGACCGGAGGCGGGCTGGACGGCCTGAAGACAGCCGCCCTGGACCGCCGTTTCCGGCGCTTCACACTGGTGCTGGTGGGCTACTTCCTGCTCAGCACCCAGCTCAACGTGGCGGTCACCCTCAAGGCGGTGGCGCTGGCCGGGCCGGGAGCCACGGGGCCGCTGTACGGCCTGTCGGCGGGGCTGGCGGTCGTGCTGCAATACCCGCTGCTCAGGTTCGTCGAGCGGCGGGTGCGGACGCGGGTCGCGCTGGTGGCGGCGGTGCTGACAGTCGCCCTCAGCCTGGGCCTGATGGGCTTTGCCGCGACCTTCGGGCAACTGCTCGCCTGCGTGGCGCTTTACAGCCTGGGCACCATGCTGGTCTACCCCACCCAGCAGACGCTCACCGCGCGGCTGGCCCCGCCGGGGCTGACGGGCAGCTATTTCGGGTTCTCCGCGATCAGCCTGGGATTGGGGGGCGCGGTGGGCAACGTGGTCGGCGGCCTGCTGATTGACGCGGGCGCGCGGATCGGGCTGCCGCTGCTGCCCTGGCTGAGCCTGATGGCGGTGGGGCTGCTCACGGCGCTGGGGCTGCGCTGGGCGCTGCGGGAGGTGCCGACGCGGGAGGCGGCGCAGGGGTGA
- a CDS encoding MBL fold metallo-hydrolase — protein MAPQLLPLAPRVQYLPGAVNSLVLEDGQGGALLVDTGLDDSHARGLLRALAAAGLTPTAILNTHSHADHHGGNAFILGRFPGLEVFAPSLEAAIIRHPVLEPLSLWGAWPPPGLQSKFLLAPASPAQPVETGAVRLGGVEVELLDVPGHAAEMVAVRAGDVLYAADALFGPAALVKHPLTFCADSGHQKASAARLGTLSGVRVVLPGHGDPTPDLSGLVAANLAAYARTTQAVLEAVAEGAASVDDLLARVCLRLGVTMRDPGAVVLNRAVVSAHLTELLEAGAVEWAVEAGRLTFRPA, from the coding sequence ATGGCGCCCCAGCTTCTGCCCCTCGCCCCCCGCGTGCAATACCTGCCCGGCGCCGTCAACAGCCTGGTGCTGGAAGACGGCCAGGGCGGCGCGCTGCTGGTGGACACCGGCCTGGACGATAGCCACGCGCGCGGGTTACTGCGGGCGCTCGCGGCCGCCGGGCTGACCCCCACGGCGATCCTGAACACCCACAGCCACGCCGACCACCACGGCGGCAACGCCTTTATCCTGGGCCGCTTTCCGGGGCTGGAGGTTTTCGCGCCCTCCCTGGAAGCCGCGATCATCCGGCATCCGGTCCTCGAACCGCTCTCGCTGTGGGGCGCCTGGCCGCCGCCCGGGTTGCAGAGCAAGTTTCTCCTCGCCCCGGCCAGCCCGGCCCAGCCGGTGGAGACCGGGGCGGTGCGGCTGGGCGGCGTGGAGGTCGAATTGCTGGACGTGCCCGGCCACGCCGCCGAGATGGTCGCCGTGCGCGCCGGAGACGTGCTGTACGCCGCCGACGCCCTCTTCGGCCCGGCGGCGCTCGTCAAGCATCCGCTGACCTTTTGCGCCGACTCGGGCCACCAGAAGGCGTCAGCGGCCCGGCTGGGCACCCTCTCCGGGGTGCGGGTGGTCCTGCCCGGCCACGGCGACCCCACCCCTGACCTGTCCGGGCTGGTCGCCGCCAACCTCGCCGCCTACGCCCGCACCACCCAGGCGGTGCTGGAGGCGGTGGCGGAGGGCGCGGCGAGCGTGGACGACCTGCTCGCCCGCGTCTGCCTGCGCCTGGGCGTGACCATGAGAGACCCCGGCGCGGTGGTCCTGAACCGCGCGGTGGTGAGCGCCCACCTGACCGAGCTGCTGGAGGCGGGCGCCGTGGAGTGGGCGGTGGAGGCGGGCCGCTTGACCTTCCGGCCCGCCTGA
- a CDS encoding DUF6328 family protein, whose product MTQVPDTDTLADLLAELRILLQGAQVLTSFLIILPFNASFRDVAAPERWVYTATFLCSLLSLVLLSAPALHHYLRRPMRHPEEFKGTATRLVRAGAVFMTLALVLATRLVAAQVVPGPLAWIMPGGLALLLLWVWWLVPLRHERRAYGGPKS is encoded by the coding sequence ATGACCCAGGTGCCCGACACCGACACGCTGGCCGATCTGCTGGCTGAGCTGCGGATCTTGCTTCAGGGCGCGCAGGTGCTGACCAGCTTCCTGATCATTCTGCCCTTCAACGCCAGTTTCCGCGACGTGGCGGCCCCGGAGCGCTGGGTCTACACGGCGACTTTCCTGTGCTCGCTGCTCAGCCTGGTGCTGCTCAGCGCGCCCGCCCTGCACCATTACCTGCGCCGCCCGATGCGTCACCCCGAGGAGTTCAAGGGCACCGCGACCCGGCTGGTCCGGGCGGGCGCCGTGTTCATGACGCTGGCGCTGGTGCTGGCGACGCGGCTGGTCGCGGCCCAGGTCGTGCCCGGCCCGCTGGCCTGGATCATGCCGGGCGGGCTGGCCCTGCTGCTGCTGTGGGTGTGGTGGCTGGTGCCGCTGCGCCACGAGCGCCGGGCCTACGGCGGGCCGAAGTCCTGA
- a CDS encoding Dps family protein, translating into MTKKTAATPRASRAKVGASTPAEQANGTPGVPAQGEAKADAAHLDTVHNRLVDHGYLSEEEFGTVSEALQRNLATTISLYLKFKKYHWDIRGRFFRDLHLAYDEFIDEFFPSIDEQAERLVALGGSPVAAPADLARFSAVAVPTETVRDARSQVADLVGDLTRVSKSYRDDAQTVDEANDPVTADLFTGYAATLDKIRWMLQAMMDDDRMN; encoded by the coding sequence ATGACCAAGAAGACCGCCGCGACCCCCCGAGCCAGCCGTGCCAAGGTCGGCGCGTCCACTCCGGCCGAGCAGGCGAACGGGACCCCGGGCGTGCCTGCCCAGGGCGAGGCCAAGGCCGACGCCGCGCACCTCGACACCGTGCACAACCGCCTGGTCGACCACGGCTACCTCTCCGAAGAAGAGTTCGGCACTGTCAGCGAGGCCTTGCAGCGCAACCTCGCCACCACCATCAGCCTGTACCTGAAGTTCAAGAAGTACCATTGGGACATCCGGGGCCGCTTCTTCCGCGACCTGCACCTCGCCTACGACGAGTTTATCGACGAGTTTTTCCCGTCTATCGACGAGCAGGCCGAGCGGCTGGTCGCGCTGGGCGGCAGTCCCGTCGCCGCGCCTGCCGACCTGGCGCGTTTCAGCGCCGTGGCGGTCCCCACCGAGACCGTCCGCGACGCCCGCAGCCAGGTGGCCGACTTGGTGGGCGACCTGACCCGCGTCAGCAAGAGCTACCGCGACGACGCGCAGACAGTGGACGAGGCCAACGACCCCGTCACCGCTGACCTGTTCACCGGCTACGCGGCCACCCTGGACAAGATTCGCTGGATGCTCCAAGCGATGATGGACGACGACCGCATGAACTGA
- a CDS encoding DUF4385 domain-containing protein has translation MSKKFDYSLDYAQLDLRAHPELYRVGVGEQGVLLVQPYKAELLPHWRFATPEAARASSERIYAMFLEYLRAGDFVGADMARKFLQMGFTRSRRYANHRGGKKYGGPVPADKKGQSGAHGRAELPRTPEDPVKAESARIFKARWDQAEANEDYARLKREHKARYG, from the coding sequence ATGAGCAAGAAGTTCGACTATTCCCTCGATTACGCCCAGCTCGACCTGCGCGCGCACCCCGAACTGTACCGGGTGGGGGTGGGCGAGCAGGGGGTCTTGCTGGTGCAGCCGTACAAGGCCGAGCTGCTGCCGCACTGGCGCTTTGCCACGCCGGAGGCGGCCCGCGCCAGCAGCGAGCGAATCTACGCGATGTTCCTGGAGTATCTGCGCGCCGGGGACTTCGTGGGGGCCGACATGGCGCGCAAGTTTCTCCAGATGGGCTTTACCCGCTCCCGGCGCTATGCCAACCACCGGGGCGGCAAGAAGTACGGCGGCCCGGTGCCCGCCGACAAGAAGGGTCAGAGCGGTGCCCACGGCCGCGCCGAGCTGCCCCGCACCCCGGAAGACCCTGTCAAGGCCGAGTCGGCCCGCATCTTCAAGGCCCGCTGGGACCAGGCCGAGGCCAACGAGGACTACGCCCGCCTTAAGCGCGAACATAAAGCGCGGTACGGGTAA
- a CDS encoding NTP transferase domain-containing protein — translation MQDLVGAITAGGRSSRFGRDKAGALLEGRTLLAHVAASLEGVGLRLLVVPPGRYDLPGWRELPDTRPGQGPLAALEAALAAAQAQAGPVWVAFAGVDMPRLTPAYWRALAQERGPDVRAVQALDAQHRPQPLAALYHTSLRPAVTAQLDAGERRLRAAAPPGATRTVPHAVIETVSPGALQNVNTADDLAALVLGGDRPPGR, via the coding sequence GTGCAGGACCTGGTCGGGGCGATCACGGCGGGCGGGCGCTCAAGCCGCTTTGGCCGCGACAAGGCCGGGGCGCTGCTGGAGGGCCGGACCCTGCTGGCCCACGTGGCCGCGAGCCTGGAGGGGGTGGGGCTGCGGCTGCTGGTGGTGCCGCCGGGCCGCTACGATCTGCCCGGCTGGCGCGAGCTGCCCGACACGCGCCCCGGCCAGGGACCGCTCGCCGCGCTGGAAGCGGCGCTGGCGGCGGCACAGGCCCAGGCAGGCCCGGTCTGGGTGGCTTTTGCCGGGGTGGATATGCCGCGCCTGACGCCCGCGTACTGGCGGGCGCTCGCGCAGGAACGTGGCCCCGACGTGCGCGCGGTGCAGGCGCTGGACGCCCAGCACCGGCCGCAGCCGCTGGCGGCCCTGTACCACACGTCGCTGCGGCCCGCCGTCACGGCGCAGCTCGACGCGGGCGAACGCCGCCTGCGCGCCGCCGCGCCGCCCGGCGCAACGCGGACCGTGCCGCACGCCGTGATCGAGACGGTGAGTCCGGGCGCCTTGCAGAACGTGAACACGGCTGACGACCTCGCGGCGCTGGTGCTCGGGGGGGACCGCCCTCCTGGGCGGTGA
- a CDS encoding superoxide dismutase codes for MNRLLVFALPLLLGSCTLMTAGSPYTLGKQPAAGELNPSGTVSVQRSAYMVMTEARASGLRPNQAYVAHYHLQGTAGAPPCESGGPPIMSSKIVATTDANGVLTMSGRVPSGDVLAATYFNIHTAADAEGTPADPGVACTAVRLQ; via the coding sequence ATGAACCGACTCCTCGTGTTCGCCCTTCCTCTGCTGCTGGGGTCCTGCACCCTGATGACGGCAGGCAGCCCCTACACGCTGGGCAAGCAGCCGGCCGCCGGGGAGCTGAACCCCAGCGGCACCGTCAGCGTGCAGCGCTCGGCCTACATGGTGATGACCGAGGCCCGCGCCAGCGGTCTGCGGCCCAACCAGGCCTACGTCGCGCACTACCACCTCCAGGGCACGGCGGGCGCGCCGCCCTGCGAGAGCGGCGGCCCGCCCATCATGAGCAGCAAGATCGTGGCCACGACCGACGCCAACGGCGTGCTCACCATGTCGGGCCGGGTGCCCAGCGGCGACGTGCTGGCGGCGACCTACTTCAACATCCACACCGCTGCCGACGCCGAGGGCACCCCGGCGGACCCCGGCGTGGCCTGCACGGCGGTGCGGTTGCAGTAA
- a CDS encoding RsmD family RNA methyltransferase, with protein MSLRILGGSARGRALKVPESARPSGVRLRKSLFDLLAARKPSGSFLDLHGGSGAVGLEAASRGYAVTLIELDPRAVRALEDNARQLELRVRVLRGDAEALLPGLGAFDVVFSDPPYVQDIPRLAKKLLASAVLAPGGLLVCQHPDRTGLPEAPGFVREERRYGSNTLTLYVRAEAGDPAGGPA; from the coding sequence GTGAGTCTGCGAATCCTGGGCGGCAGCGCGAGAGGCCGCGCCCTGAAAGTTCCTGAGAGCGCCCGGCCCAGCGGCGTCCGTCTCCGCAAGAGCCTCTTTGACCTGCTGGCGGCGCGCAAACCCTCGGGCAGCTTCCTCGACCTGCACGGCGGCAGCGGCGCGGTGGGCCTGGAGGCCGCCAGCCGGGGCTACGCGGTCACCCTGATCGAGCTGGACCCCCGCGCGGTCCGGGCGCTGGAGGACAACGCCCGGCAGCTGGAGTTGCGGGTGCGGGTGCTGCGCGGCGACGCCGAAGCGCTGCTGCCGGGGCTGGGCGCCTTCGACGTGGTGTTCAGCGACCCGCCCTACGTGCAGGACATTCCGCGCCTGGCGAAGAAGCTGCTGGCCTCCGCTGTCCTGGCCCCGGGCGGCCTGCTGGTCTGCCAGCATCCTGACCGCACGGGGCTGCCGGAGGCGCCCGGCTTCGTGCGCGAGGAGCGGCGCTACGGCAGCAATACCCTCACGCTCTACGTGCGCGCCGAAGCGGGCGACCCGGCAGGCGGCCCCGCATGA
- the coaD gene encoding pantetheine-phosphate adenylyltransferase, whose product MNAVFPGSFDPITSGHMDVLTRASRIFDQVTVTVMHNARKQGKHLFTLEERLAILHEATAHFGNVSVDTFGGLLVDYMARQQKGIIVRGLRAVSDYEYELQIAHLNRQIGEVETVFIMAATRWSFVSSTMVREIASYGGDISEMVPRASAAALRRKFAEVYAEREAGA is encoded by the coding sequence ATGAACGCCGTCTTTCCCGGTTCCTTCGACCCCATCACCAGCGGCCACATGGACGTGTTGACGCGGGCGTCGCGCATCTTCGATCAGGTCACCGTGACGGTCATGCACAACGCCCGCAAGCAGGGCAAGCACCTCTTTACCCTGGAAGAGCGCCTGGCGATCTTGCACGAGGCGACCGCGCATTTCGGCAACGTCAGCGTGGACACCTTCGGCGGGCTGCTGGTGGACTACATGGCCCGGCAGCAAAAAGGCATCATCGTGCGCGGCCTGCGGGCGGTCTCCGACTACGAGTACGAACTCCAGATCGCGCACCTCAACCGCCAGATCGGGGAGGTCGAGACGGTCTTCATCATGGCCGCGACCCGCTGGAGCTTCGTCAGCTCCACCATGGTCCGCGAGATCGCCAGCTACGGGGGCGACATCTCCGAGATGGTGCCCCGCGCCTCGGCGGCGGCCCTGCGGCGCAAGTTCGCGGAGGTGTACGCGGAGCGGGAAGCGGGCGCCTAG
- the metK gene encoding methionine adenosyltransferase: MRKFYTSESVSEGHPDKLADFISDSILDEFLRQEPGSRVAVETLLTTGMAVVAGEVTAQTARVDVQKTVRDAVMKVGYTRANYGFDAEYSAVLVALHEQSPEIAGGVNFSEEWREMSEEERARPENEHSRIGAGDQGLMFGYATDETPELMPLPISLAHKLTRRLAELRKNGTLPYLRPDAKAQVTVVRDGEPHEARETRVDTVVISTQHSEDVGQESIRADMIAHVIRAVIPAELLSDETKFFINPSGKFVIGGPHGDTGLTGRKIIVDTYGGAVPHGGGAFSGKDPTKVDRSAAYYARYIAKNVVAAGLARRALVEVAYAIGRAHPVSLRVDTYGTGTVSDEVLAGLVARHFDARPQAIIAQLDLLRPIYAQTAAYGHFGREGLPWEATDRAGALRTAAEELKQPV, from the coding sequence ATGCGGAAGTTCTACACGTCGGAATCGGTATCGGAAGGCCACCCGGACAAGCTGGCCGACTTCATCTCGGACTCCATTCTGGACGAGTTTCTGCGCCAGGAACCGGGCAGCCGGGTCGCGGTCGAGACGCTGCTGACCACCGGCATGGCGGTCGTGGCGGGCGAGGTGACGGCCCAGACGGCCCGCGTGGACGTGCAAAAAACCGTGCGTGACGCCGTGATGAAAGTCGGCTACACCCGCGCCAACTACGGCTTCGACGCCGAGTACAGCGCCGTGCTCGTCGCCCTGCACGAGCAGTCGCCCGAGATCGCCGGGGGCGTGAACTTTTCCGAGGAATGGCGGGAGATGAGCGAGGAGGAGCGCGCCCGCCCCGAGAATGAGCACTCGCGGATCGGCGCGGGCGACCAGGGCCTGATGTTCGGCTACGCGACCGACGAGACGCCCGAGCTGATGCCGCTGCCCATCTCGCTGGCGCACAAACTCACCCGGCGGCTGGCCGAGCTGCGCAAGAACGGGACCCTCCCCTACCTGCGCCCCGACGCCAAGGCGCAGGTGACGGTCGTCCGCGACGGCGAACCGCACGAGGCGCGCGAGACGCGGGTGGACACGGTCGTCATCAGCACCCAGCACAGCGAGGACGTGGGCCAGGAGAGCATTCGCGCCGACATGATCGCGCACGTGATCCGCGCGGTGATCCCGGCGGAGCTGCTCAGCGACGAGACCAAGTTCTTCATCAACCCCAGCGGCAAGTTCGTGATCGGCGGCCCGCACGGCGACACCGGCCTGACCGGGCGCAAGATCATCGTGGACACCTACGGGGGAGCCGTCCCGCACGGCGGCGGCGCGTTCTCGGGCAAGGACCCCACCAAGGTGGACCGCTCGGCGGCCTACTACGCGCGCTACATCGCCAAGAACGTGGTCGCGGCGGGGCTGGCGCGGCGGGCGCTGGTCGAGGTCGCCTACGCCATCGGGCGGGCGCATCCAGTCAGCCTGCGGGTGGACACCTACGGCACCGGCACGGTCAGCGACGAGGTGCTGGCTGGACTGGTCGCACGCCACTTCGACGCCCGCCCCCAAGCGATCATCGCGCAGCTCGACCTGCTGCGCCCGATCTACGCGCAGACCGCCGCCTACGGCCACTTCGGGCGTGAGGGGCTGCCCTGGGAGGCCACCGACCGCGCCGGGGCGCTGCGCACGGCCGCCGAGGAGCTGAAACAGCCGGTCTGA
- a CDS encoding DUF3809 family protein, producing the protein MGGLTPGDPPGRAPDLQIEAAQSFALPHPGGQAAALAFVRDAGRALARVQFLRDLRAGPGGVSGELVVTVPVLGEVDLPFRSRLEETPQGAALLPQPVAGERAWVEVAGQAQVDGAGVATFHFHFRAHLGLPQAEGWGGAAFEKMVRAAAARTLERVAGELPAGIAAAMAADPGQAQRSP; encoded by the coding sequence GTGGGTGGACTGACCCCCGGCGACCCCCCCGGCCGCGCCCCGGACCTCCAGATCGAGGCCGCCCAGAGCTTTGCCCTCCCCCACCCCGGCGGGCAGGCGGCGGCCCTGGCCTTTGTGCGCGACGCGGGCCGGGCGCTGGCGCGGGTGCAGTTTCTGCGCGACCTGCGCGCCGGGCCGGGGGGGGTCAGCGGCGAGCTGGTGGTCACGGTGCCGGTGCTGGGCGAGGTGGACCTGCCCTTCCGGAGCCGCCTGGAGGAGACGCCGCAGGGCGCGGCCCTTCTCCCGCAGCCGGTGGCGGGCGAGCGGGCCTGGGTGGAGGTCGCCGGGCAGGCGCAGGTGGACGGGGCGGGGGTCGCCACCTTTCACTTTCATTTTCGCGCGCACCTGGGGTTGCCGCAGGCTGAGGGCTGGGGCGGCGCGGCCTTCGAGAAGATGGTGCGGGCGGCGGCGGCCCGGACGCTGGAGCGGGTGGCGGGGGAGTTGCCGGCGGGGATCGCGGCGGCGATGGCGGCCGATCCAGGTCAGGCGCAGCGCTCACCGTAG
- a CDS encoding DUF3248 domain-containing protein → MTASAPGPSGELPPDLTRHLETLGGQLVWRIGKDEVSDEVIVRLGYASATPRFAHLPRLRSANDAELQAAVAENRVVIEWVD, encoded by the coding sequence ATGACTGCCTCCGCCCCCGGCCCCTCCGGCGAGCTGCCCCCGGACCTGACCCGGCACCTGGAAACGCTGGGCGGCCAGCTGGTGTGGCGGATCGGCAAGGACGAGGTGAGCGACGAGGTGATCGTGCGCCTGGGCTACGCTTCGGCCACCCCCCGCTTCGCGCACCTGCCCCGGCTGCGCAGCGCGAACGACGCCGAGTTGCAGGCCGCCGTCGCCGAGAACCGCGTGGTGATCGAGTGGGTGGACTGA
- the rocF gene encoding arginase — MNVTILGIPMDLGAGRRGVDMGASALRNAHLAQTLRDLGHHVTDLGDVPVALPETLDKHAASGLVFLDPILDACRATAERLAALPQGSFPVTLGGDHSVSMGTVSGNARRGQPAGGGGARTGLLWVDAHSDYNTPQSSPSGNIHGMPVAHLTGLGDPGLAALGGGWTLRPEDIVMVGIRSVDASERGLLREAGIKAYTMKDVDQLGITRITEEALERLSGVERLHVSFDADALDPSVCPGVGTPVPGGLTYREGHLLMELLSESGRVTSLDIVEVNPVLDTRNQTAEVMVSMAASLLGQRIL, encoded by the coding sequence ATGAACGTGACTATTCTGGGCATTCCGATGGACCTGGGGGCCGGGCGCCGGGGCGTGGATATGGGCGCCTCGGCCCTGCGAAACGCCCACCTGGCCCAGACGCTGCGGGACCTGGGGCACCACGTCACCGATCTGGGCGACGTGCCGGTCGCGCTGCCCGAGACCCTCGACAAGCACGCGGCGAGCGGGCTGGTCTTTCTCGATCCCATTCTGGACGCCTGCCGGGCCACGGCCGAGCGGCTGGCGGCGCTGCCCCAAGGCAGCTTTCCGGTCACGCTGGGGGGCGACCACAGCGTCAGCATGGGCACCGTGAGCGGCAACGCGCGGCGCGGCCAACCGGCGGGCGGCGGGGGCGCGCGCACCGGACTCCTCTGGGTGGACGCCCACAGCGACTACAACACCCCCCAGAGCAGCCCCAGCGGCAATATTCACGGGATGCCGGTCGCGCACCTCACCGGCCTGGGCGACCCCGGCCTGGCGGCCCTGGGCGGCGGCTGGACCCTGCGCCCCGAGGACATCGTGATGGTCGGCATCCGCAGCGTGGACGCCTCCGAGCGGGGGCTGCTGCGGGAAGCCGGCATCAAGGCCTACACCATGAAGGACGTGGACCAGCTGGGCATCACCCGCATCACGGAAGAAGCGCTGGAGCGGCTCTCGGGCGTGGAGCGGCTGCACGTGTCCTTTGACGCCGACGCGCTGGACCCCTCGGTCTGCCCCGGCGTGGGCACCCCGGTCCCCGGCGGCCTGACCTACCGCGAGGGCCACCTGCTGATGGAACTGCTTTCCGAGTCGGGCCGGGTCACCAGCCTCGACATCGTGGAGGTCAACCCGGTGCTCGACACCCGCAACCAGACCGCCGAGGTCATGGTCAGCATGGCGGCGAGCTTGCTGGGCCAGCGCATTCTGTAG
- a CDS encoding metallophosphoesterase: MVVADYVHPFVYREGFGQRAPPVDLVLAAGDLPGYYLEFLASSLPVPVVYVHGNHGDETVHEGETRVPPRGVVAAHGRVVTAAGLRIAGWGGVPRYRPGGEGQYSAGQARRGLRWLGWQARGGVDILLTHAPPLGPHSGSDYAHRGCEEITRFMRLRRPRVVVHGHVHDYEGRKLAYLDEASGARVVNAYGYHLLEV, encoded by the coding sequence ATGGTGGTGGCCGACTACGTGCATCCCTTCGTGTACCGCGAGGGCTTCGGGCAGCGGGCGCCTCCCGTGGACCTGGTGCTGGCGGCGGGCGACCTGCCAGGCTACTACCTGGAATTTCTGGCGAGTTCGCTGCCGGTGCCGGTCGTGTATGTCCACGGCAACCACGGCGACGAGACCGTCCACGAGGGCGAGACCCGGGTGCCGCCCCGGGGCGTGGTCGCCGCGCACGGCCGGGTGGTGACGGCCGCCGGGCTGCGCATCGCCGGGTGGGGCGGCGTGCCCCGCTACCGCCCGGGCGGCGAGGGCCAGTACAGCGCGGGGCAGGCCCGCCGGGGGCTGCGGTGGCTGGGCTGGCAGGCGCGGGGCGGCGTGGACATCCTGCTCACGCACGCGCCGCCGCTTGGTCCGCACAGCGGCAGCGACTACGCCCACCGGGGCTGCGAGGAAATCACCCGCTTCATGCGCCTGCGCCGCCCGCGCGTGGTCGTCCACGGCCACGTCCACGACTACGAGGGCCGCAAGCTGGCCTACCTCGACGAGGCCAGCGGGGCCAGGGTCGTCAACGCCTACGGCTACCACCTGCTCGAAGTGTAA